One genomic window of Thermodesulfovibrionales bacterium includes the following:
- a CDS encoding dihydropteroate synthase, whose amino-acid sequence MLIIGEKLSIIAKRVREAMMKKDKGPIQEIATAQWKAGAGMIDANIGPAEDGGEDLMQWMVTTIQEVVPLPVCLDTTNFKAIEAGLKVHNGQWGRPLINSTSNDPERFPILELGAKYNSQVIGLTVGKGGLPADAEERSAIAAEIMGRAMEYGVPLEDLYLDPLVLQIATSQDHARHVIKAIAMFQEMNDPPMKTVVGLSNISNGCPKALRPILNKYYFLLLADAGLTAAIADAHEMAEATNEKGMVADVVAGKKLSDAKKMAEISKTLDVIMGRTLYAHSYLEM is encoded by the coding sequence ATGCTCATAATCGGTGAGAAGTTGAGCATCATAGCCAAGAGGGTTCGGGAGGCTATGATGAAAAAGGACAAGGGACCCATACAGGAGATAGCGACCGCTCAATGGAAGGCGGGTGCCGGGATGATAGACGCAAACATCGGTCCTGCCGAGGATGGCGGGGAGGACTTGATGCAGTGGATGGTCACTACGATCCAAGAAGTCGTTCCCCTGCCGGTCTGTCTCGATACGACAAACTTCAAGGCTATTGAGGCGGGGCTCAAGGTGCATAACGGTCAATGGGGCAGGCCGTTGATTAACTCGACATCGAATGACCCTGAGAGATTTCCGATTCTCGAGCTCGGAGCGAAATATAATTCACAGGTGATAGGCCTTACCGTAGGCAAGGGCGGGCTGCCGGCCGATGCAGAGGAGCGTTCGGCCATCGCCGCCGAGATCATGGGCCGCGCCATGGAGTATGGCGTTCCTCTCGAAGACCTCTACCTCGACCCCCTCGTCCTGCAGATAGCGACTTCGCAGGATCATGCACGTCACGTCATCAAGGCGATCGCGATGTTTCAGGAGATGAACGATCCTCCCATGAAGACCGTCGTAGGCCTGAGCAATATTTCGAACGGGTGCCCCAAGGCCCTCAGGCCGATCTTGAACAAGTACTATTTCCTGCTCCTGGCGGACGCGGGTCTGACCGCTGCCATTGCCGATGCCCATGAGATGGCAGAGGCGACGAATGAGAAGGGCATGGTGGCAGACGTCGTGGCCGGGAAAAAACTTTCTGACGCCAAGAAGATGGCGGAGATCAGCAAGACGCTTGATGTGATCATGGGCAGGACATTGTATGCCCATTCCTATCTTGAAATGTAA
- a CDS encoding acetyl-CoA decarbonylase/synthase complex subunit delta — protein sequence MAFVAPKETYPGRVYELAMGSEKTAVFGGENVLTFHAFEGIVPNRPLIAYEIQDIPPDDWPETVRKVYEGVSGDPVKWAQHCQNELGAKAIALRLISTHPDRGDRSAADAAKTVKDVLAAINIPLIILGSNQIEKDSSVLVAVAEAAKDKNCVIGKAQEGNYKTIAAAAMANNLKLIAMSELDINLSKQLNILITQMGFDKERLITDPMCSALGYGLEYTYSVMERIRLAALTQNDATMQPPLLGDVGMFVWKVKEAQAPEADLPHWGAVDKRGIGWETTTAGALLLAGAELLIMRHPDAVRAVEKFIDELM from the coding sequence ATGGCTTTTGTTGCACCAAAGGAAACATATCCGGGGAGGGTTTACGAACTTGCGATGGGGTCGGAAAAAACCGCTGTTTTCGGCGGCGAGAATGTTCTGACCTTCCATGCATTCGAGGGAATTGTCCCGAACAGGCCGCTCATCGCCTATGAAATTCAGGACATCCCACCCGACGACTGGCCTGAAACTGTCAGGAAAGTCTATGAGGGCGTTTCGGGGGACCCGGTGAAGTGGGCCCAGCACTGTCAGAACGAACTCGGTGCCAAGGCGATAGCCCTCAGGCTCATCAGTACTCATCCCGACAGGGGTGACCGTTCCGCTGCGGACGCAGCGAAGACCGTGAAGGATGTCCTCGCCGCAATCAACATCCCGCTCATCATACTCGGGAGCAACCAGATCGAGAAGGACTCCTCTGTTCTCGTCGCTGTCGCAGAAGCGGCAAAGGACAAGAATTGCGTGATCGGAAAGGCCCAGGAAGGCAACTACAAAACTATCGCTGCCGCAGCCATGGCGAACAATCTGAAGCTGATCGCCATGTCGGAGCTCGATATCAACCTCTCGAAGCAGCTCAATATCCTTATAACCCAGATGGGGTTTGACAAGGAGAGGCTCATAACGGACCCGATGTGCTCTGCCCTAGGCTATGGCCTCGAATACACCTATTCGGTTATGGAGAGGATACGGCTTGCGGCCTTGACTCAGAATGACGCCACCATGCAGCCTCCGCTCCTGGGGGATGTCGGCATGTTCGTCTGGAAGGTGAAAGAGGCTCAGGCCCCTGAGGCGGACCTTCCCCACTGGGGAGCGGTCGATAAGCGCGGCATCGGATGGGAGACGACTACCGCCGGTGCGCTGCTTCTCGCGGGAGCGGAGCTTCTCATCATGAGGCATCCGGATGCCGTCAGGGCGGTCGAAAAATTCATAGATGAGTTAATGTAA